From Arachis hypogaea cultivar Tifrunner chromosome 3, arahy.Tifrunner.gnm2.J5K5, whole genome shotgun sequence:
gtgtcctgtctctgtaaacaaacgcagtCTTATAGTTGAGTAGTTGACATTCAATGAAGACATTAACCGGTAGAATGCGTTTGTTTATATATACGGGACATTGAGATAAAAATATAGAGACACACAATTATATTTGGTAGATAAGACATGAACAGAGACCTTGTGTCCAGAAATACTAAATTAGTATATTCTGTGTCTTTTTTGACATGAAAGACACATTCTAGAAAAGACTCAGACATTAACAAtagatacaatttattttttattttttctttcattatttttatcaaatttttataattatattttttaaatttttttatgaaaaaaatgagaataaatgagattttcataatttattttagtttatcattaaataaaatataaatatactaatttTTGGGTCATATTTTTAATGTTCTGTTTTGTCATATTTTCAGAACTAAATAAAACATATTCTCTGCATCTTTTTAAGGTAAAAGTGTAGAAAACAATTCAGATTTTgtgaaaatactataaaaaaatctaTTACAAAGTCTTGTGCATATAGTATTTTTAGGAAAATACAATAAGTatataggataaagtatatttttttctaaagtttattaaaatttttgaaaatatttttaagttttattttgttattaaaattttcgatttacatcaaatatattgGTGacagtttaattttaaaaaatttaaaattaatctaataataatgcatgatAATTATGTCTAATTTGTTTGTATTAAagattattcttttaaaaatttttgctgAATTGatcctaatatttttaaaaaattagccgttataaatatatttaacgcAAATAAAAACTtccagaataaaattaaaataaaataaaacttaaaaatatttttaaaatttttaataaattttaaaaataaaaaatatactttactcaaACGTATATTGACAACTATCATCCAAAAAGAGcagagtaatttttttttttttatctgaagAAAGCATGAAATAATTGATGCATAATGTATTGAGTCGTTAGTTTGTTGACTAAAGAAGCATTTGTCTTCATGCAAAGAAACTGACAAACTGCTATGAATTTGGGATTACAAATCTCTGCATATGACATGCTAAAAGTTAATTTAACAGCAAAActtaactaaataaaagaaacatatgGTAAATAGAAATAACAAGAAGTGACAGTTTGAGTTTCATTGATGTTACTGTTTtgaaaagctaaataaaaaaatctaccacttgaaaagaaaaataaatgaaaaagaaaaagacacttGTTACCTGAGAGTCTGTTTATCATAAGAATTTAATAGCAATGTAGTAACTCTAGAAGCATTTGtggaaaaaataaagaatatcaataatgatatcataaatattaaatagaataattgCGCAATGGCAATTGAATTAAGAGCCGgggacaaaaataagaaaaataattgtAAAAGATCTTGTTCTGTGATCGTGATTGTGATTAACTGATTATGGATGCATTGAAAAAGGcgttggataattaggatttaaGGTGTGGTACACGTGTCTCCCATGGATTCTCCCTCAGTTTCATTATAACCGAAATGCAAAAACAGAAGCTGAAACCTGACGCATACAAAAACCATTCCCTTTCTTCATTCCTTCCGCGACTAGTAACTATTTTCTATTTCGCATGTTTTCCTTGCACTTCTGGCTGCTCCATTCAACAACTATGCAAGTTTCATTTCATCAGGTTACAATTTACACGCCACTCTCTTCTTTTTCTGCATGTTTCCCGTtaaagtatttttaattctcgTGGTTTTTGGAGTTTTATGGTTTAACATCAATACACCATACCATGCATGCATTTTTTTCAATGTTCGCATTCATGTTATGCTGCCTCTGCAAATGCAATTTGCTGATTCTTGAAACTTTTTATAGGGTTCACATTTCACAGCGGTTGAATTGTTCTCGGGTGAAATTATTATGTTGCATGGGTTGTTTATGCGCTAAGACCTGAATGCCTGAGTTAATGATTATAGATATGGAACCGTAATTGTTCATTTTTGAATTTGTGCCTATGGATATGGAGCCGTAATTGTTCACTTTTGAATTTCTGCCTATGGATATGGAGCcgtaatttcttatttttgaatttgtgccTATGGATATGGAGCTGTAATTGTTTATTTTGATCCTATGGATCAAGAATTGATTAACGAGTCTATGAGATTGGGGGTTGTTGATGAGGGTTTACAACTCCAAACTAAAGATGAGGAGCTTTCAGTAAACCCCGAGagcaacaaaataataaaaccccAAGATGACCACAATGACTCCTCCCATATCCCACCCCCAGAATGTACTGACGTTAGACAAGGTACTATGTCACGACTTCAGCATCAAATTCGCCTTTCCGGTGACGCTGATGATATGGTTGAAGAATTGACAGTGAGAAGTTGCAATGGTTCGAGCTTAGATATTGGTACACAGGGCAATCAAGGGCCTGCGTATAATACTCAGAGCCAAAGGCAGCTAGCAAGTGATTCAGGAATTGGAACTTTACTTCTTGGTGATACTGGGTGTAGAAACAGTGACCAAGCTTCCTCAAAAGTTATATCTAGATCAGGATTTGCTgagtattttattaaaaatacgaTAAAGGGAAAGGATATTGTGTGTAAAGATTCATCTTCTATTGGCTTGACTGTTGAGTCTAGAGATCAGAATCTGATGAAGGCTGGCATTGGTACTCAGATGGATTCCAGTGTCCCGCTAAGCCCTGGCTCAACGACTGCAAAGTCTCCTTATAATGCTTCATTGCCAAAATCTCATGGGTCTCAATTTAATGGGGTCAGTTTAAGAGAATGGTTGAACGCTGGGCGACTCAAACGAAGCAAAGCAGAGTGTTTGAGTATATTTAGAAAGATTGTAGATTTGGTGGATGGCTCACACTCTCAGGGGTTTGCATTGCGCAACCTGAACCCGTCTTATATTAAAGTGTTACCATCAAACCAGGTTATCTACCTTGGGTTACAGAAACATATGTTAGATAATGGTGCAAATTCAGAAGTTCTTCAATTACGAAGTTCCTCTATTCGAAAAAGGATGTCAGAGCAGGTAACATCTCCCTCTCATGACGCATGgttaaagaaacaaaaatttaatgagtATGTGAGAGGTGCTGGTGATCGGAGTCAGTGCCCTTCAAGGCCTGACTTGTATCTTCAAATTACTGTTGATAGCAAAGTTGGTTCAGCTGGTTCAAAAGATTATCACAACCAATATAAGTGTGTCCAATTTCCGAAACATAATATTTGGAAAGTGCCTAGCGTCCCTGACATATCCAATGGAGGTCTACTGCAGTTGACTTCTTTGAATGAAAGATCAGAAGATAAGTGGTATAAAAGTCCCGATGGAGGCTGTACTACATCAGCAAATATCTACTCTCTGGGTGTTCTCTTTTTTGAGGTGTGTGACCTAATTGATGTTACCCGCATTATTATTTAGATGCATTCTGCATGCACCCATCTTTACATGACTTTTATTTCCAGCCTATAACATTGTTGTTTCATTGCAGATTGGTAAAACAGATGGTGTTGGTATGTTTTAATCTTTCCAATCAATAAATATACTTTCAATAACTAAAAGAAGGAGAAATTCAATCCACAATATGTTTTGACAGACCATTGAATgctattataatatatttatgaaaTACTAATTCTCAATCAACTTTTAAATGAAGCAGTTTAGTAGCCTAAGTAAATATGACATCACTAACTAATATAGGTTATACCTTTCAGTTGCTCAGTCAATTTGACTCTGAAGGATCCCATATTGCAGCAATGTCTGATCTTCATCATAGGATTCTACCTCAGGCTTTCCTGTCAGAAAATCCTCTGGAAGCCGGGTTTTGTCTTTGGCTGTTGCATCCTGAGTCATCATCACGTCCAACAACACGGTAATGCTGAGATCATTTAGTTATCAGATTCACTGCCGCTAATATTACAATTCAAAATGATTTTACCAGGGTCGAAATGATTTCTAGATCAGTTTGTTCTTCAAAGAATGTTTCCTCCATTGTGTTCTGTTCTGTGAAATATTTATCTTCTTTTACAACATGGAGGGTATAGTCTTGTCTGTCCTAGTTCTATATCTACCATACACTACAATGATATTCTAAGTTGTAGTTACTGTGGCATGACAGGGAGATACTACGATCTGAAGTATTTAATGGAATTCAGGAGGTTTATAGTGAAAAATTATTATTAGATTTTGACAAAGCAGAAGCACAATCGGAATTGTTATTGCATTTCCTCATCTTGTTAAAAGAGGAGAGGCAAAAGAATGCGTTCAAACTGGAAGAAGTCACCAGATTCTTGGAATCAGATATAGAAGAGGTGGTGAGGGgacatagctctggaaaatactTGGTTTCTGCTGGCTTGCATAACGATATATCTTGCCATAATGAGAGTTCATCTCTCAACAAAAAACCTTCATGTTCAGAATCAGTATCCCCTGCATGCCCAATCTCTAATGCAAACCAAATGAGAGTCATAAGAAATATGTGCCAGCTTGAAAATGCTTATGTTTCAATGAGATCTAAAATTCAGATTCCTGAAACAGATGCTGCAACTCACCCACATAAAGATAAACCAAGAGATAGGTTTGTGGCACAAAGAGGCAAGGAACAAGATAAAAAAACAGATTCTTTAGGAGCCTTTTTTGATGGTTTTTGCAAGTATCTACGTTATAGCAAGTTTGAGGAGCGGAGTGTATTGAGAAATTCAGATATTAACAGTCTTGGAAATGTAATTTGCTCTCTAAGTTTTGATAGGGATGAAGAGTACTTCGCTGCTGCTGGGgtatcaaagaaaataaaaatttatgagTTCAGCTCACTTTTCAATGACTTAGCTGAAATCCATTATCCTGTAGTTGAGATGTCAAATGAATCAAAGTTCAGTTGTGTATGCTGGAATAGCTACATCAGGAACTATCTTGCCTCCACAGACTACGATGGAGTTGTTAAGGTTTGTATGTACAGCACATTATAAACCATTGGAGTTATTCTCTCCATCAGTTACTTTGTGACATATGCAGTTGGGACTCAATATTCAATAGTTTACCTTGTAGTGGTTTACCAAGTCTTTGACTTGAATTTTGGCCTAAAACTGCTCTAAAAGGTGAGTTTATATATCCTTAAAAATGGGGGTGAAATATTCACCTGTTTATATTAAAACTTCTATTAAAAACTCATCCCATAGATTCTCACTCCCATTCTAAGGGATATATGGCTAATTATAACGGCAGAAAACGCTTATAATTTTCTCAAGAGTTGATTATTCTAAAACCTTTCTAGATTCTCTCAGTTGGATGTAAAAATGTATTCTCAACTTTAAGTTTTGAATAGTTTCCATGTCCGACATAATTGGATTGGTTGCTAACTTCTTTAGCACAATACTCTTTGCATTGAGAATGGTATTTATCACAGGTATCATTGGGGCTCATTTTGTAGAGTTTGTCATATCAATTAACAATATTACTGGTCTTGTTCAGAGGCCGAAAATGCATCATCTATACGAAATGACATTTTTATCACTATTTTATATTACAATAATGACTGGCTAACATTTTGTTCACTTAAACTAAGGAAGAATTCATCACTCTCACCGAAAGAAAAGAGAACATCCTTGGAAAATGACATCGATTTTAACCTAAAAGCTAAATATACGTTCATTTCTTGATGTTTGGTCTGTTCTAGTTTCTAAAATTACTCATAGCATTGCATAACTGGATGCATTTTCAGCTATGGGATGGTATTACAGGTCAAGGGTTTGCTCACTTCACTGAACATGAAAAGAGGGCTTGGTCTGTTGATTTCTCTCCGGCATACCCTACAAAATTTGCTAGTGGGAGTGATGATTGTTCTGTGAAGCTGTGGAGTATCAATGAGGTAAGCTTTTTAGCACTGATACAAAGGCTAAGGGCAGACATGCTTAAACTCTGGATGAGCACATTTTGCTTGACGGaaaatcaatatttaaaataaaataaggttAGAAAGTAAATGATGGTTGCTTTTCCTCTTGATTATTGCACCGTTATGACATTTATGTCTCTGAAAATGACTATAATCAAAATCTTGATACTAAACATAAAAACTAAATCatgatttataaattttttcttaaaaatttaggaaatcttgattttcatatgAACCCTGTTTGATATTAGGAATATATTGACTATGAAAGGGTTAGCTTTTGCTTTTCCAGCAATATGGTGGAAGCCACTTGGTTATATTATTTGAggattttctatttaaaaaatggTTATATAGTCCTGATTATAAGTAGCTATGCTGGTGTGATAGTCCTGTCTTTCCAGATTGTATGGACAGATTGCATCCTCAAGCTATATAGCGAAAACTACACCGGAGCTTTCCAAATATTGATCATTAGCTAATATGAAGGAAAACTTATCTTGCAGAGAAACTCTGTAGGCACAATCCAGAATGTTGCAAATGTCTGCTGTGTTCAATTCTCTGCTTATTCATCTAATTTACTGGCTTTTGGATCGGCAAATTACTTGACTTATTGCTATGATCTTCGCAATCTTAGAAGCCCCTTGTGTGTGTTGGCTGGCCATCATAAAGCTGTAAGCTATGTCAAATTTTTGGACTCTGTAACACTTGTTTCTTCATCAACCGACAATACATTAAAGATCTGGGATCTCAACAAAACCTCTCCCGTGGGTCCTTCTACTAATGCTTGCAGCTTAACCTTGTCAGGGCATACCAATCAGAAGGTTTGGTTTTGAATTTAACAGCtttgattattttataatatgaaaTCCAGTTAGCATTTGCCCAAAACCTTCTTTGGTTGCTGTCATGCGCAATCCCAAAGGCTGCATGTCTTAAATTTGACATAATTTGCATTAAGTTGtcccttttttgaaaaaaatgtttacTTTAGTTGGTTGGCTCAAAATTTTCACCTTCTGCTTTTACAGAATTTCGTGGGTTTATCGGTTGCTGATGGATATATTGCATGTGGCTCTGAAACAAATGAGGTATTATATTACTTTTGGTTGTAACGTGATAGATTCACTATAGCTTACTGGAACAAAAATGTCAATCAAATTAGTGATTTAGCAATTTGCTATTTTAGTTCCACAAAGACTACAAAAGAAAAATGTAACCACATAAACACAAATATACACCTAGAATCCTCCTACAATTTGGTGTACATGTTGTTTATGCACAAATTTGTGATGATATCTACGACTTGCAATTTCATAATTTGTGATGAGAATAAGAGCAGTTCAAACATCTGTTCATAAGCTTAAGGACATCTATATATAACTTTGTTGATAATGTATACTTTTGTTGCATTGCAGGTTTATGCCTACTATAAATCTCTTCCCCAGCAAATCACATCACACAAGTTTGGGTCCGTGGATCCCATTAATGGTAAAAAGACTTATGATGACTATGGCCATTTTGTTTCAAGTGTGTGCTGGAAAGGGAAATCAGACATGGTTATTGCGGCCAATTCAAGTGGGTGTATAAAAGTGTTACAGATTGTGTGAAGGAAAGTCAACTTGATGATGGCTCTGTTTGTGCAGCCCGGTGTGAGCCATGATTGGATGGGGAAACAAGTCACAATCTAATCCAAATTTTCTAATATGAAGGTTGGATTCAACAGGATGTAGAAGTTAAGGCTTTAAACCAAAACTTTTTGGCATTTGCAGAGAGACCTGTTACACAGATTTAGACATGGGCAATTGGGCATGGCAGGAGTTGCTTGTAATTTATAAGTTGAGGAATATAGCTAGCTACTATCGCTATGAAGAGGACTAGCTACAAACGCTAATATTTGAAAGCAAAGAACCTTGaaatttctattttagctttGCCCGGACTTGTATATATTACATTAACGTTGTAGTCGGACGTCGTTAGATTTTTTGTTGCTTTACAAATGTCATCTTATCACAGTACTTTTTTCTTTCATAAGGATTGGGGGATACCCTTTAAATTAATTAGTTGCGTTCGTTTTTTTAATGTCAGGTAGAAACTAGGAGCTTGTTTAAAAATCATTTAATACGATGATTGTAGTGATTATTGTTCTTGGTGTGAAGCATTAACACTGTAGTGTCAGCATTTGCTTCCACAAGAAATGGCAATGAACTAATTGAAGCCATTGGTAGCGATGATGATCAGAGAGAAAGAATAAAAAGGAGTCATTTTTGTCTTTCGGATGAGGTGAGGTGAAAAGGATGGAGACTCAAACGGTGGTTTATTTCTCTGAGAGTGGTGAGAATACAGATGAACCATAGAATGGGAAGAAAAATGGCGGTTGTGAATTGGATGAAAACCGTGAGAAGagtaaccaaaaaaagaaaaaagaaataaaagagaaaggGTTCAAACAAAAACAACACACTGATGAGGAACAATAGTGTTAACTGTTAATTGATGTAAAACGATGATGATTGTTGTGTCTAGGAAAGGATAAGAATGGATGTCCATTTAATGGGCAATCCATTTTCTACCTTGAAAGAGAACAAGTTTTAGGATGAAGAAAATAAATGTAGTTTGAAAAGTAAACTTCTCTTTGCCTATAAAAACATAATCTCAGGCAAGGGAATACACACagcaatataataatattttctttctttcttttactataaacaaatgcaattttctctttttttacttttaatacttctttctatctttatatatatatttatgcaattctctctttctttactttttatacttttttctatctttatatatatacacattacaacatataatattattatatatatacaaatcattattgagctaattattttaatgctAGAGCCATATtaatacatctttattttatatttaatatatcttttatttcacaacacgttatcagcacgagactctgatcaaatttttaggaagactcaggtaacaaattttcattatgtcaaagctctctcatcttgaattcaatgctcttgatatatctcgaaacaattatttatcatggatactagatgctgaaatccatcttgattcaatggatcttggagataccattaaggctgaaaataatgcatcccagaaggataaagctaaagccatgatttccttcgtcgtcatcttgacgaaggattgaaaaatgaatatcttacattaaaagatcctacagatctttggaaagaccttgaagaaaggtataatcatcagaaaacggtgatacttcctcaagcccgatatgaatggacgcatttgcgtttacaagattttaaatctataaatgaatataattctgcaatgttccgaatcacctcacgaatgaaattgtgtggggaaaaaataactgatcatgatatgttggagaaaactttctcaaccttccatgcctcgaatgtgctcctgcagcagcagtatcgagagaaagggtttaaaaaatattctgagttaatttcttgccttcttgttgctgaacgcaacaatgagttgttattgaaaaatcatgaagcgcgcccagctggcgctgccccatttcctgaagtaaatgtagcaaattaccccagaagaggtaaatgacaaggttttaataataagaaaaattatggaaggtaaaagaattatgttcaaaagagaggatctcaccagaagtgggataaagaaaggaatATCGGGTAGAATAAATCAACAggggataagtgtttccgttgtggtggaaagggctaTTGGTCTCGTACctatcgtaccccaaggcacctagtcgatctttaccaggcatctttgaaaaaggacgacaaaggaaagaaaacaaattttgtttcaaatgatgctaagaactccaccactcattatgatgtatctgatttctttgaggatcctgaaggaaatattggtcatttgatcaatgatggaatagtttaatatgtgggattgtgaagtatctatgtaaataaataatgtaaagaacttattgttaagttttattttctatgtatttaagtttcaaatgtgatgtacataaataatgaaatattaatgtttatgaattttgaaattattaaatgtgtcaaattttaaaataaaattttagtatatgacattattttatgtacagtgtttcttagaaaaataattctgatcaagtattcaatttaactgtgcatactactcattttattattatttgtttttgaagagaatgacaaggatatgtaatgaagatgtatgccttacggatagtgcaagttcgcacactattctcaaaagtgatatatattttacccatcttgtgccaaaagaggaatatgttaatactattattggctcaggcaatgtgattgaaggttccggaagagctataattttgtttcctggaggaacaaaatttataataaataatgcactattatctaccaagtctttgaggaacttgttgagtttcaaagatattcgccgaaatggatatcacgttgagacaatgaatgagggaaatcatgagtatttatgtatcacaactcatgattcaaataagaaagttatattagaaaaattaccctcactttcatctgggttgtattataccaagattagtgcaattgaaacacataccattgtaaaccagaagtttattagccaaaatgaattcataacttggcacgatcgattgggtcatccgggaacaaccatgacgaggagaattattgaaaactctcatggacattcactaaagaaccagaagattctgaaaactagtgaattttgttgtgctgcatgttctcagggaaagttaattctaaggccatcactagtaaaggttggatttgagtcccctgaattcctagaaaggattcaaggtgatatatgtggacctattcatccaccatgtggatcttttagatattttatggttctaatagacgcatcttcgagatggtcacatgtgtgcttattatcttcttgcgtttgcgagattactggctcaaattattcgattaaaagtacaatttccagaaaatccaatcaaagcaatttgtcttgataatgctgatgaatttacttcccaagcttttgatgcttattgtatggctaatggaataagtgttgaacatccaatagcttatgttcacacacaaaatgggttagcagaatcacttattaagcgccttcaattaattgctagacccttgcttatgagaacaaatctcccaacctcggtttgggggcatgctgttttacatgccgcaacacttattcgtttgaggccaacgagttatcatcagttctctcctatgcaattagcttttggccagtagccaaatgtttcccatttaagaatatttgggtgtgcgatatatgttcccattgcaccacctaatcgcaccaaaatgggaccccaaagaaaattggagatatatgttggatatgattctccctctacaatgaggtatcttgagatacaaactggagatgtatttaaagcccggtttgcggattgtcattttgatgaatcaaaatttccaacagtagggggagagaataagcttcctgaaaaggaacttaactggaatgcatcatcgttgatgcatttagatcctcgatcaggacaatgtgaactggaagttcaaaagattatacatttgcaaagaatagcaaatgaattgcctgatgcattttccgatacaaagaggataaccaaatcttatataccagcgaaaaatgtcccaattcgaattgatgtcctagtaggacaagtagccattGAGTGCTCTCTCTATATAAGACAAAGTTCGGTACCATTTCATTATAAAGAGAAGAGTTGTTTGAGTGTGTTTCTGATGTGATAGAAGGCAAAGTGGTTCCTGAGATTGACGTTGTGCACTAAAATCGTCTCTGATATTTCAACTGCACC
This genomic window contains:
- the LOC112790817 gene encoding protein SPA1-RELATED 2 — protein: MDQELINESMRLGVVDEGLQLQTKDEELSVNPESNKIIKPQDDHNDSSHIPPPECTDVRQGTMSRLQHQIRLSGDADDMVEELTVRSCNGSSLDIGTQGNQGPAYNTQSQRQLASDSGIGTLLLGDTGCRNSDQASSKVISRSGFAEYFIKNTIKGKDIVCKDSSSIGLTVESRDQNLMKAGIGTQMDSSVPLSPGSTTAKSPYNASLPKSHGSQFNGVSLREWLNAGRLKRSKAECLSIFRKIVDLVDGSHSQGFALRNLNPSYIKVLPSNQVIYLGLQKHMLDNGANSEVLQLRSSSIRKRMSEQVTSPSHDAWLKKQKFNEYVRGAGDRSQCPSRPDLYLQITVDSKVGSAGSKDYHNQYKCVQFPKHNIWKVPSVPDISNGGLLQLTSLNERSEDKWYKSPDGGCTTSANIYSLGVLFFELLSQFDSEGSHIAAMSDLHHRILPQAFLSENPLEAGFCLWLLHPESSSRPTTREILRSEVFNGIQEVYSEKLLLDFDKAEAQSELLLHFLILLKEERQKNAFKLEEVTRFLESDIEEVVRGHSSGKYLVSAGLHNDISCHNESSSLNKKPSCSESVSPACPISNANQMRVIRNMCQLENAYVSMRSKIQIPETDAATHPHKDKPRDRFVAQRGKEQDKKTDSLGAFFDGFCKYLRYSKFEERSVLRNSDINSLGNVICSLSFDRDEEYFAAAGVSKKIKIYEFSSLFNDLAEIHYPVVEMSNESKFSCVCWNSYIRNYLASTDYDGVVKLWDGITGQGFAHFTEHEKRAWSVDFSPAYPTKFASGSDDCSVKLWSINERNSVGTIQNVANVCCVQFSAYSSNLLAFGSANYLTYCYDLRNLRSPLCVLAGHHKAVSYVKFLDSVTLVSSSTDNTLKIWDLNKTSPVGPSTNACSLTLSGHTNQKNFVGLSVADGYIACGSETNEVYAYYKSLPQQITSHKFGSVDPINGKKTYDDYGHFVSSVCWKGKSDMVIAANSSGCIKVLQIV